The Nitrospirota bacterium genomic interval AGAGTGAAAAGTGCGAACGACGGTTGATGTTGAAATAACAAGATATAAAGGTAACGAAATAGAAAAGGTAAAGGATACCGTTGCCACAGAAAGGTATCTGAAGATTATTCTCGGAGATACCGAATTTGTAACACTCCTCTGCACACCTTCTATGGTAAAAGAACTTGCAGTAGGTTTTCTCGTCTCAGAGGGAACTTTAAAAGGTAAGTGGTGCAGTGAAGAAATAGATGTAATTGATAAGGATGATGTTGTCATTGTCAGGATTCCGTTAATAGTAGACCCCAAAGGAGACCCTAAAGGCAGTGTGGTTGTTACCTCAGGATGTGGTAAAGGTATCACCTTCGCAGGTAAAGAGGATATAACCTCTATGAAAAAGATTGCCTCTGACCTGACTGTGAGTATTGGAGAAATAAGACATCTATTGAAGGATTTCAGAGAGCGTTCTGAACTCTACAGGACTACAGCCTGTGTTCACAGCGCAGCACTATGTAAGGTCGCATCCGGAAATCATGGTTCCCCTGAGATAGTCGTCTTTGCAG includes:
- the fdhD gene encoding formate dehydrogenase accessory sulfurtransferase FdhD — encoded protein: MRTTVDVEITRYKGNEIEKVKDTVATERYLKIILGDTEFVTLLCTPSMVKELAVGFLVSEGTLKGKWCSEEIDVIDKDDVVIVRIPLIVDPKGDPKGSVVVTSGCGKGITFAGKEDITSMKKIASDLTVSIGEIRHLLKDFRERSELYRTTACVHSAALCKVASGNHGSPEIVVFAEDLGRHNAVDKVFGYSLLNGVSTEDKVLIVSGRVSSEVLQKAALRNVPVVMSRTAPTSFSVEMAERAGITLIGFARGERMNIYSNDWRVKNED